In the Aliarcobacter cryaerophilus genome, one interval contains:
- the gatA gene encoding Asp-tRNA(Asn)/Glu-tRNA(Gln) amidotransferase subunit GatA: MTLKEALKLSSEDIEKLKDDLKIKIKNSNVGAYIEQLENKDIYSYGNGIPIAIKNNINVKNWELTCSSNILKGYISPFNATVIEKLESSGLSPFGLTNMDEFAMGSSTESSAHGKTLNPIDNSRIPGGSSGGSAAAVAAGIAIAALGTDTGGSIRQPAAYCGVVGMKPTYGRVSRYGIVAYSSSLDQCGPITQNVEDAAILYDIIAGHDEKDSTSANIDYKKVTPNLDINKKFTITVIDNFVEQASSEIQTAFNNTVELLKAQGHKIVHANMIDTNKIISTYYIISAAEASANLARFDGVRYGYRADSTSLKDMYFDTKTQGFGYEVKKRLMVGSFVLSSGYYDAYYIKAQKVRSLIKAEFDKIFENSDLILSPVAPTTAPKFGSYSNALEMYLADLYTIGVNLAGLPAISLPVAKDSEGLPIGLQLIANSYEEQTLFDGALSMEKAVKYTK, encoded by the coding sequence ATGACTTTAAAAGAAGCACTCAAATTAAGTAGTGAAGATATAGAAAAATTAAAAGATGATTTAAAAATAAAGATTAAAAATAGTAATGTAGGCGCTTATATTGAACAATTAGAGAATAAAGATATTTATAGTTATGGAAATGGAATTCCAATAGCTATTAAAAACAATATAAATGTTAAAAATTGGGAACTTACTTGTTCAAGTAACATTTTAAAAGGTTATATTTCACCTTTTAATGCAACTGTTATTGAAAAATTAGAAAGTTCAGGACTGAGTCCTTTTGGACTTACAAATATGGATGAGTTTGCAATGGGAAGTTCTACAGAGAGTTCAGCTCATGGAAAAACTTTAAATCCTATTGATAATTCAAGAATTCCAGGTGGAAGTAGTGGTGGTAGTGCTGCAGCTGTTGCAGCAGGAATTGCTATTGCTGCACTTGGAACAGATACAGGAGGAAGTATTAGACAACCTGCAGCTTATTGTGGTGTTGTTGGAATGAAACCAACATATGGAAGAGTTTCAAGATATGGAATCGTTGCTTACTCATCATCTCTTGATCAATGTGGACCAATTACTCAAAATGTAGAAGATGCAGCAATTTTATATGACATAATAGCAGGACATGATGAAAAAGATTCTACTAGTGCAAATATTGATTATAAAAAAGTTACTCCAAATTTAGATATTAATAAAAAATTTACAATTACAGTTATTGATAATTTTGTTGAGCAGGCTTCTAGTGAAATACAAACAGCATTTAATAATACTGTTGAACTTTTAAAAGCTCAAGGACACAAAATTGTTCATGCAAATATGATAGACACAAATAAAATAATTTCAACATATTATATTATCTCTGCAGCAGAAGCAAGTGCAAACTTAGCTAGGTTTGATGGAGTACGATATGGTTATAGAGCAGATAGTACAAGCTTAAAAGATATGTATTTTGATACAAAAACTCAAGGTTTCGGATATGAAGTTAAAAAAAGATTGATGGTTGGATCTTTTGTTTTAAGTTCTGGATATTATGATGCTTATTATATAAAAGCACAAAAAGTTAGAAGCCTTATAAAAGCGGAATTTGATAAAATTTTTGAAAATTCTGATTTAATTTTATCTCCAGTTGCTCCAACTACTGCTCCAAAATTTGGCTCATACTCAAATGCTTTGGAGATGTATTTGGCGGATTTATATACAATTGGTGTAAATTTAGCAGGTCTTCCAGCTATTAGTTTACCAGTTGCAAAAGATAGCGAAGGACTTCCAATAGGACTTCAATTAATTGCAAATAGTTATGAAG
- the rplQ gene encoding 50S ribosomal protein L17, whose product MRHKHGYRKLNRTSAHRKALLKNLAIAIIEREKIETTVPKAKELKRFIEKLVTSARNADLNTHRYVFAALQSKEATKKLINEIAPKYEGRNGGYTSIIKTRIRKGDATPMAFISFI is encoded by the coding sequence ATGAGACATAAGCACGGTTATAGAAAGTTAAATAGAACTTCTGCTCATAGAAAAGCATTGTTAAAAAATTTAGCAATTGCAATTATTGAGAGAGAAAAAATTGAAACAACTGTTCCAAAAGCAAAAGAATTAAAAAGATTTATTGAGAAATTAGTAACATCTGCTAGAAATGCTGATTTAAATACACATAGATATGTATTTGCTGCATTACAAAGCAAAGAAGCTACTAAAAAACTAATAAATGAAATAGCACCAAAATACGAAGGTAGAAATGGTGGATATACATCTATTATTAAAACAAGAATCAGAAAAGGTGATGCTACTCCAATGGCATTTATCTCTTTCATCTAA
- a CDS encoding DNA-directed RNA polymerase subunit alpha yields the protein MKKFAETPFLPTEVEIEAISANEAKITAYPFEDGFAITLAHPLRRLLLSSSVGYAPIAVKIESVTHEFDSLRGMLEDVAMFVINLKNMRFKINGDKNQVSVEYSFNGPRDIKGEDLINSEVDVVSTDEHLATINSDCNLTFTVIIQKGIGYMPSEDIRDIVGPDFIPIDAFFTPVRKVVYSIEKMLVEDNPNFEKAVFNVITNGQISPITAFKEAVSVMYSQMSVFNKVFDLSEVSINDTSDDNVELKDLVVKIEDLNLTARSYNALDRNGIKYLGELVLMSEVEVKNIKNLGTKSYNEIAEKLESLGYPVENTLPENIASSLRRKLEQLKA from the coding sequence TGCTAATGAAGCTAAAATTACAGCTTATCCATTTGAAGATGGATTTGCTATAACTTTAGCTCATCCGTTAAGAAGATTACTTTTAAGTTCATCTGTTGGTTATGCACCAATTGCTGTTAAAATTGAAAGCGTTACTCATGAGTTTGACTCATTAAGAGGAATGCTTGAAGATGTTGCTATGTTTGTTATAAATCTTAAAAACATGAGATTTAAAATAAATGGTGATAAAAATCAGGTTTCTGTTGAGTACTCTTTTAACGGACCTAGAGATATTAAAGGTGAAGATTTAATTAACTCTGAAGTTGATGTTGTATCAACAGATGAACATTTAGCAACTATAAATAGTGATTGTAATTTAACTTTTACAGTTATTATTCAAAAAGGTATTGGATATATGCCATCTGAAGATATTAGAGATATCGTTGGGCCAGATTTTATACCAATTGATGCTTTTTTTACACCAGTTAGAAAAGTTGTTTATAGTATTGAAAAAATGTTGGTTGAAGATAATCCAAACTTTGAAAAAGCTGTATTTAATGTAATCACAAATGGGCAAATTAGTCCAATTACTGCATTTAAAGAGGCTGTTAGTGTTATGTATTCACAAATGTCAGTATTTAATAAAGTTTTTGATTTATCAGAAGTATCAATTAATGATACAAGTGATGATAATGTTGAGCTTAAAGATTTAGTTGTAAAAATTGAAGATTTAAACTTGACTGCTAGAAGCTACAATGCTTTAGATAGAAATGGAATTAAATATTTAGGTGAGTTAGTACTTATGAGTGAAGTTGAAGTTAAAAATATCAAAAACCTTGGAACAAAATCTTATAATGAAATAGCTGAAAAGTTAGAGTCATTAGGTTATCCAGTTGAAAATACACTTCCAGAAAATATTGCTTCTTCTTTAAGAAGAAAATTAGAGCAATTAAAAGCATAA